A segment of the Streptomyces sp. P9-A2 genome:
AGCGCCGCGAACCCGCACCACAAACCTCATAGCATCACGACCGTCTCACTGGACTTGAAATCTTCCGCCCGGAGGACGGCTGGCTCCAACTTTCCCCCGTGTCTGTTGATGCTCACTGCACCCGGATGAGCCTCCACGACCTCTGCAATCCGGGCCTGATCAGCGGCGGACACGCCGCCATAGACTTCGACGGATATCTGGTTGTTCTCCACGTCCTCACCCCACGCGGTGTTGGGGATGCCCGCCAGCTCGTCAAGTTCAACGTGAACGGCTGCGAGTTCGGCTGCGCTGCGGGTCACGAGCTTCGGGACTCCGCCGGCCTCCCGGACGGTTCGCGCGGCGGCCTCATCAGTCACTGTGACTACGAGGCGTCCGTCCTTGTAGTACGTGCCGCCGGTCCGGTCGGCGCCCAGTCGAGTCGCTAGCGCTGCCGCTTGATTGGGGTCAGCGAGCAGCTTCGGGCTGTCGTTGGCGGATCCCGGGGGTGTTGCGGCGACGGTGACCAGGGATGCAGCTAAGAGCGACTGCACAAGTCTTTTCCGGGCATGCCTCACTGTGCGACCTCCAGGGACTTCTCGGCATCAATGGAATGAGCGTTCGAACTCCCTGCGACTCTAGGAGGCAGGTGCAGACTGTGATGCCTTCGCTACGAAAAGTGGCTTGATGTTGCCCGAGCCCCAGATGCCCGCAACGTGGGGTTGGGGTCAGGCGCGAAGGACGGTAGCTGGCAGGCGGTCAGCCAGTCCCGCCCGGCGAACTGTCCCATCCCTGTGATGAGATGAACGTTCAGGTCGTCGCAGGGGAGCGTAAGGGCCCTCGTGATCAGCCGGTCCCGGAACTCGGTGAGCATCGAGTGGTCAAACCCCGGATCGGCCAGCTCCAGCCCCAGCAGGTACTTCCAATCCAGCCGCCCTCGCACCGCGTCCGCGGCCTGCCGATCCGAGAGGCCCTCGGCGAACTGCATGACCGAAACCAACATCGGCCTCCACGATCACAACGGGTCGCGCAGGCCGACGTCACGTTCAGCCTCCAGGATTCGCCAACAGTGTCGTGGAGCTGTCGGGGGAGGGTGAACGTCGCGTAGCCGGACGCCGGACACACGCGTGCTCCCCCGGACGGGTCCGGGGGAGCACTGTTGCGATGGGCGTGGATCACATCAGAGGGCTACCTCAGGTGATTACCGCAGGCCGCTGTCGATGGCGGTGGCCAGCTCACCGTTCGCGGTGTCACCGCTGAACTCCCAGAAGAAGGCGCCGCCCAGGCCCTGGTTCTTGGCCCAGCTCATCTTGCCGGCGATGGTGGCGGGGGTGTCGTAGGACCACCAGTTGCCGCCGCAGTGGGCGTAGGCCGTGCCGGCGACGGTGCCGGTGGCCGGGCAGGTGTTCTTGAGGATCTTGTAGTCCTCGATGCCGGCCTCGTAGGTGCCGGGCGCCGGGCCGGTGGCCGCGCCGCCGGGGGCGGCCTGGGTGACGCCGGTCCAGCCGCGGCCGTAGAAGCCGATGCCGAGCAGCAGCTTGCTCGCCGGGACGCCCTTCGCCTTCAGCTTGGAGATCGCGGCCGCGGAGTTGAAGCCGTCCTGCGGGATGCCGTTGTACGAGGTCAGCGGCGAGTGGGGGGCCGTGGGGCCGTCCTTGTCGAAGGCGCCGAAGTAGTCGTAGGTCATCACGTTGTACCAGTCGAGGTACTGGGCGGCGCCGCCGTAGTCGGCCGCGTCGATCTTGCCGCCCGAGGAGCCGTCCGCGGTGATCGCGGCGGTGACCAGGTAGTCCTTGCCGAACTCGGCGCGCAGGGCCTGGGAGAGGTTCTTGAAGGCCGCCGGACCACTGGTGTCACAGGTGAGGCCGCAGGCGTTCGGGTACTCCCAGTCGATGTCGATGCCGTCGAAGACGTCGGCCCAGCGCGGGTCCTCCACGACGCCCTTGCAGGACTTGGCGAAGGCGGCCGGGTTCTGCGCGGCCTGGCCGAAGCCGCCGGAGTAGGTCCAGCCGCCGAACGAGTACAGCACCTTGATGTGCGGGTACTTGGCCTTCAGCTGGCGCAGCTGGTTGAAGTTGCCGCGCAGCGGCTGGTCCCAGCCGTCGGCGGTGCCGCTGACGGACTGGTCCGCGGTGTAGGCCTTGTCGGTGGCGGCGTAGGCGTCGTCGAGCTTGCACTGGCCGTTGACGACGTTGCCGAACGCGTAGTTGATGTGCGTGATCTTGGCGGCCGAGCCGGACGTCACCAGGTTCTTGACGTGGTAGTTGCGGCCGTAGACGCCCCACTCGGTGAAGTAGCCGAGCTTGACCTTGTCGCCGGGGGGCGGCGGTTCCTCGGTGTTGCCGGTGGTGCGGACCCGCACCGAGCCGCTGACCGGGCCGGTCTGGTCGGCGGTGTCACGGGCCTGCACGCTGTACGAGTAGTCGGTGCCCTTGCGCAGGCCGCTGTCCGTGTACGAGGTGCCGGTCACGGTGGCGACCTTGGCGCCGTCGCGCAGAACGTCGTAGTTCTTGACGCCCTTGTCGTCGGTGGCCGCGGTCCAGGACAGCCGTGCCGAGGTGTCCGTCACGTTGGAGGCGGAGGGTGTGCCGGGCGCGGAGGGGGCCGCG
Coding sequences within it:
- a CDS encoding glycoside hydrolase family 18 chitinase; the encoded protein is MRFGHRAVAGFATLLLPLSALVALASPAQAATSATATYAKTQDWGTGFEGKWTVKNTGTTALNSWTVEWDFPSGTSVTSAWDADVTSSGNHWTGKNKSWNGTLAPGASISFGFNGSGTGAPAGCKLNGGSCDGTSVPGDAAPSAPGTPSASNVTDTSARLSWTAATDDKGVKNYDVLRDGAKVATVTGTSYTDSGLRKGTDYSYSVQARDTADQTGPVSGSVRVRTTGNTEEPPPPGDKVKLGYFTEWGVYGRNYHVKNLVTSGSAAKITHINYAFGNVVNGQCKLDDAYAATDKAYTADQSVSGTADGWDQPLRGNFNQLRQLKAKYPHIKVLYSFGGWTYSGGFGQAAQNPAAFAKSCKGVVEDPRWADVFDGIDIDWEYPNACGLTCDTSGPAAFKNLSQALRAEFGKDYLVTAAITADGSSGGKIDAADYGGAAQYLDWYNVMTYDYFGAFDKDGPTAPHSPLTSYNGIPQDGFNSAAAISKLKAKGVPASKLLLGIGFYGRGWTGVTQAAPGGAATGPAPGTYEAGIEDYKILKNTCPATGTVAGTAYAHCGGNWWSYDTPATIAGKMSWAKNQGLGGAFFWEFSGDTANGELATAIDSGLR
- a CDS encoding alpha-lytic protease prodomain-containing protein; its protein translation is MQSLLAASLVTVAATPPGSANDSPKLLADPNQAAALATRLGADRTGGTYYKDGRLVVTVTDEAAARTVREAGGVPKLVTRSAAELAAVHVELDELAGIPNTAWGEDVENNQISVEVYGGVSAADQARIAEVVEAHPGAVSINRHGGKLEPAVLRAEDFKSSETVVML